The nucleotide sequence TGGTCCGCCATTTGATTGTAAGAGAACCGCTTCTTGCCGTCGCCGTCCTCGGGCGTCAAACCGAGCACATCGAGCACGCCCGGATGCACGATTTCAAAGTGACGGTAGTCGTCGGCGAGTTCGGCGCGGTAGAAAACGTCGAGTAGCCACTCGGTGGGCGTGCGTTTGATTTCGGTCGGAGCTTCGGTCTTGAAGCGCTGCCGTCCTTGCAGCGTCAACAAGTGCGTCCGGGCCACTGTATCCATGGGTTTGATGCGGCCGTCGGCGACGACCGGCAGTCGGGCAAAGCCATCGAGATCAAATCCCGCGTCCGAAGATTCCGGGCGCAGTCCGGCCAGAAGATAGAGAATACCGGCCGCGAGCACGGAGATGGAATATATGCGTATCATGGCGGAGATCAGGCGGCGGAGTTGTTCCGGCGGCGGGTGAAACGCAGCAGGTGAAAGCCGAATTGCCAGGTGAGGCCGATGCTCATGAGGATGCAGGCGATGTAGGGCAGGGCGCGGCCGGGGTTGTGGACGACTTGCAACACGCTGAAGCCGTTGGCGCTGTCCATCTGGTATTGGTAAAACGTGAATCCCTGATGCCGCAGCGGCTGATTCATGTAGATGAGCGATTCGCGATCTTCGGTGCCGTCGGCGGACTGCAAGCGCACGCGGGAGGAGAAATTCTTGGGGATTTGGGTGCCCACATAAACGTCGTGCTTCAGCTCGAGCAGGGTGAGCGAGAACGGCTTGTATTCGCGTTCGAAGCGAAAGCCCACGCTCCACGTGCGACCGGCGTAGTCGAAGGTTTGGGGCTGCACCAACATCGGCGATACCAGCCAGATGCCGAGCGAGCCTTCGGCGCCTTCGAGTTCGATCAACGCGACAGGTAAGTTGCGCTCGTTGTCCTTGTAGGTGAGCGGGGCGGGAAACAAGCCGAGGCGCGGTCCCATGCCGGCGGTGGACGGGTTCGGAGCGAGGTTGGCCGTTTCGGCTCCGGCGGGCAACTGGTTGAGCATCGCCAGATTGGCATTCGGATAGTAACCGCGGACGATCACGCGGAAGGGCAATTTGGCGTGCTGGATGGGATTAGCCGCAGCGATCAACGATTCCGGGATGGCGGTGACATCGTCGAAATCGGCGTCCGTTTGGTCGATGATGACCACCTCGTTACGGCGAAAACTCTCCGAATAATTGCGCGTCTGGCCTTCCTCCAGCTTGAGCGAGTAATCTTCCTGCAGCAGTCCGCTGACCAGTTCGCCCACGAGCAACACGATGAGCCCGAAATGGGTGAGCTGGATGCCGGCTTTCTTCCACGTGAACTGGAACCGATGCACGTGCGCGGCGACGAGGTTGATCATGAGGAACCCACCAATCAGGTAGCCGCCTGGAAAAACCGGCAGGGGAATTTCCGTGTTGGGAATACGGGCGAGCACAAAAAACGTCCGGAAATACTGCTCCTGCACGCCGTAGACGCCGAGCTGCACCTGCGCCAACGTGGCGACAAAGATCAGCACCATCGACATCACCAGCAGGACCACCGTGAGGCGGAGTGAACAAAAGAAGCGGGAAAACGCGGCGATCAGGTCAGACATGGTCAGGGCGAGGCAGGGGTCACGGATTGAACGAAGGCCCGGAACGCCGCAGCCTCATTTTCCACAATGTTCGCCGGCCCCATGAGCTTGAAGAACCACGACTCTCCACCGTGGTGCAGGATCGCTCCCATGATGCGGGTGGGGGCGCCATCGACGGAACCGGAGTAGTCAACGAAATCGGCGTGAAACGTCGGTGTGTCCACATGTTCCACCGTGGCCTGGGCATCGGCGGCGGAAAGCTCAGCCAAGCCGATTTGTTTGCGCCAACGGTTGAGATTCGGGGCCAGGCCACCGGCATCCCCCGGAAATGCAATCACGGAGAGATCCGCAGTGGCGTCGCCTTCTCCGGGGAGCGTAAAGCTACCCCGACGCATGCCGCTGGCCGGTAGTTCCTGCCAATGGCTGGGCGCGGTCCAGGACAGGGCGGAGGCTCCGGCAGTCGCGGCCGACGCGCCAGCCAACGTGGGCGGGGTCTCTTTGGGAACTCGGTAGGTGCGCACCTCGTCTTTGGCGCAGCCCACCAAAGTGAGTGCGACCAAGGCGATCAAACTGGGTAGCCGGGAGGACATCCCGCCACGTATCCCTCCAAGTGAAGCCAACTTCAACTTTATCCTGTCAAGTATCAGGCAAACCGCAGTGTCCGATTACCGAGGCTTGTGTCGGGGCAACGTCCTCGAATCATGGGCGGTCATGACGATCAAGGTCTTGGGAGACACCGCGCTACTCGTAGAGGCACCGCCCCTGGCTGCGCCCGCCGCGGCGGCGTGGGTGCGACGGGCGACGGCGGCAATTCGGGCCGAGAATTGGCCGGAGGTGGTAGAGGTGGTTCCAGCCCTCACCGGTCTCGCCCTCCATTTTCGCTCCACCACGGAAAACGCCGAGTTGGATAAACGCGTGCATCAGCACCTCGAGTCCTGTTTCGCCACCGAATCCGCCACGCCGTTACCGGCCGCACGAGAAGTCGAATTGCCCGTCTGCTACGAAGGCAAATACGGGCCCGACCTGCCGCTGGTGGGCGAGCAAGCGAGACTTAGCCCCACTGCCATGGCGGCCGCGCACGCCGCGGGCACCTATACCGTGCAGGCGATCGGTTTCTCGCCGGGGTTTCCGTATCTGATGGGTTTGGATCCGAAATTAGCGTGTCCCCGGCGCGCCACTCCCCGCACCTCGGTGCCCGCCGGCAGTGTGGGCATCGGTGGCAATCAAACCGGCGTTTATCCTCATGCCTCGCCGGGTGGTTGGAATATCATCGGGCGCACGCCGGAACCCTTGTTTGATCCGCGGGCCGACGACCCCTGCCGTCTGCGCGCCGGAGATCAATTGAAGTTCCGGGCCATATCGGCGGTCGAGTTTGAGCGCCACGCCTCCGCGCTGTCCCGACGAGACGCCGGGGCGGACCCAGCGACCGAGTCACCGGCGGCGATCGAGGTGCTGCTCGCGGGCGTGCAAACCACGGTGCAGGACCGGGGGCGCCCCGGTTTTCAGTCCCTGGGGGTGACCGAAGGCGGCGCGGTCGATCGACGTGCATTGCGACTGGCCAATGCCTTGGTGGGCAACGCCCCCGATGCGGCGGTGCTGGAGTGGCCCTTGCGCGGCCCCCAATTGTTTTTTCGCGATCGCCGACTCGTGGCGGTGACCGGTGCGATCGCGGTGGGCGTGCCGTTCTGCCGCCCCTTTATCGTCGATGCCGGCGAGGTGTTGGACCTTTCCCAGGTGCCTACGGGATGCCGGGGAATCGTAGCCATCAGCGGCGGGGTGGAGGTGCCGGTGGTGATGGGGTCGCGGTCAACGCATTTGAACGGGCAATTCGGGGGCTTCCGCGGCCGTGCCCTGCGCAAAGGCGACGTCCTCGCGTTAGGGGCCACCCGCGTCGTGGGCGCCAAACCGGGATGGATGGTCTCGCCCAGTTTGTCGCGTCCCGTGACCGGCGATGTCGCCAAGGTTCGCGTGGTGCGCGGCCCGGAGGAGGATCTCTTCGATACCCGCAACTGGGAACGTTTGGTCGACGGAACCTACGTTGTGAGTGCCCATTCCGACCGGATGGGCATGCGCTTGGACGGCCCGCAGGTGCGCGCCCACACCGCGACCGAATTGACTTCCGGACCGGTGGCGGCGGGCACGGTGCAAATGCCGCCGGACGGTCAACCCATCGTGCTGTTGGCCGATCGCCAATCGCTGGGCGGCTACCCGCGCATCGCGGGCGTCATCACCGTCGACCTTCCCGTCGTGGCGCAAGTGCCGCCCGGCAGCGCTCTGCAATTCACGGAAGTCTCCCTGGCGGAAGCGGAGGACCTGCGACTGCAAGAGGAACGCGATTTCAAACGTTTTGAGTCCACCGTGGCCTCTCATTTCGTGCTGCGATCATGAAGTCGGTGGATTTGAACTGCGATGTCGGGGAGGGCGTCGGATTGGAGCCCACGCTGCTACCGTGGGTGAGTTCGGCCAACATCGCCTGCGGCGCGCACGCGGGGGATACCGCCACGATGGCGGCGACGATAAAATTGGCCCGGGAACTGGACGTGCAGGTGGGCGCGCATCCGGGATTTGCCGATCGCGAGCATTTCGGGCGGAGGGAAATTTCGCTCTCCGAATCCGGTATTGAGTATCTTGTTACCAGTCAACTTGAGGCCCTGGCGGCGCAGGGTGAGTTCAGTTATGTGAAACCTCACGGAGCGCTCTACAATATGGCCGCCCGGGATCGCGCCGTGGCCGATGCCGTGGTCCGGGCGGTGCGGCAGTTCGATGCCGATCTTTGGCTATTGGGTCTGGCCGGCAGCTGCTTGATCGCGGCGGGACTGGCGGCGGGTTTATCGGTGGCCCGAGAGGTGTTCGCCGACCGCGGTTATGACGAGGCGGGACGCCTGATTACGCGTGGCGAACCGGGCGCGATGATCACCGACGAAGGCGCAGCGGTTACACAGGTTTTAGCCATGGTGAGTGAAGGCCGGGTGCGCAGTCGGACGGGAACCTGGGTCGACCTGCAGGCCGACTCGGTTTGTTTGCACGGCGACCAGCCCGCCGCGGTGTCCTTTGCGCGGAAATTGAATCGAGCGCTGGCCGACGCGGGGGTGTCGATTCGACCGTTCACGTCGCGATGGGAGAACACATCATGAAACGATCCGTTTTGGTCACGGGATTCGAGCCTTTCGGCGGAGCGAAAACCAATCCGTCAGCGGATTTGGTGGCGGCGCTGCAGGGGCAGACGATTCGCGGGCGAGTGATCGCGTCCGCCACCTTGCCCGTCGAGTTCGGGACGTCGCGCCGCATGCTGGCGCGGGCGTTGCGCGAGGTGCAACCGGAGTTGGTGATTTGCTTTGGTTTGGCGGGGAATCGGACCGCGTTCTCGCTGGAACGCATCGCCGTTAATATCGACGACGCCCGGATCCCCGACAATGCCGGTCAGCAGCCGGTGGATACGCCGATTTTGCAGCGCGGCCCGGCGGCGTATTGGTCCACGTTGCCGGTGAAAGCGATGGCGAAGGCGTTGCGCGATGCCGATATTCCCGCGGAGGTTTCGCAGACTGCGGGCACGTATGTGTGCAACCACGTTTTCTATGGCTTAATGAGCCTGCTCCGACGACGTCCGGGTGTAAGAGGCGGTTTCATTCACGTGCCGCTCCCGCGTGCCGCGTTCGATTTGCCTCGGATGATTCGGGCCGCGGAAATCGTCATCGATACCGCACTGCGCACGAAGCGCGACCTCCGGGTGCCGGGTGGGGCGGTATCGTAGCTGGCTATCGTGCAGATGCGACTGCGGTGGTATTGATCGGTTGGTAAGCCTCGATCACGACACCGAACAAATTGCGGGACGTCACACCTTCGTCGTCATGCGCCCGGTTGTTTAATCCCGCGACGCGCCAGCCGGTTTTACATTTCGCCACCAGGACGTGGGCGACTGGGCGGCTGTCCGAGTTATAATACACGACCGTTTGACCGCGTTTCAGGTCGTCGAACTTGCTCGGTGCGATCACCAACACGGTGCCGGGTTGGTAAAGGGGCTGCATGGACTGACCGTTACCGCGCAACGTCGTGCCCTTGACCGCTTTGGCGGCGGCTTCCGCGACCGACCACACGATGTTCTCCGGTATCAACTTCGGAGCTGGCGTCTCGGCCACGTAGATTCCGCGAACCCACTTTACCGGTTTGACGGATGCGGAGTGACTCGCGGTGGCGGCAGAAGATGCGAATACCGCGAGAGCGATACAGGTGAAAATCTTCTGCGATAACGACACGGCAAAAGTTATTCAGCACCGGCGGTGCCGTGCCCACTTCTAAACCCTAGGGTTCATCTCGGGTGGAGCTTTGGGGGAGATTGCCTAGTTGGCTCCGGCCGCAGCGCGTCGATTGCCGCTCCAACGGATGATCGCCACGCCCACCATGATGAAAAACAGCGAATAGAACGTGCCCCGCGACAATCCGAGGATCAGGCTGGCATCGGGTTCGCGGAACATCTCCGCGACGCTGCGGGCCAGCGCATAGCCGATGAGAAATTCGCCGGTAATGCGACCAGGCGTCACCAAGGCAGCGGTGGTGCGCCAGTAGCGCCACGCCATGTAGCCAAACAACATCAACCCCTCGAGTCCGGCTTCATAGAGCTGGGAAGGATGGCGGGGGGCGATATCGTTGACCGGGGTTCCGGGCGCGGCGCTAGCCGGGAAAATCACCGCCCAGGAGACGGTGGAGACTTTGCCCCAGAGCTCACCGTTGATGAAGTTGGCGATGCGCACCAGGAACAGTCCGGGCGGAGCCGCCGTCACTACGGCATCGGTCAAATTCCAAAATGGAATGCGGTGCTTGCGGGCGAACCACCACAAGGCACCCGCGACTCCGGCGAACCCGCCGTGGGAGGCCATCCCGCCGGTCCACACCTGCACCAATTGCAGCGGATCGCGGAAAAAGACCGCAGGCTCGTAGAGCACGAAATAGCCGAGGCGACCGCCGATCAGCGTGCCGATGATGAGCGCCGTCATCAAATCGGCCACCGCGCCCGGAGGCATCTGCAGCCGGCGAAGCTTGGCGGCATGATGGATGATCCAGGCGCCGAGGACGAAACCGAGCAGGTAACCCAATCCGTAGTAACGCAGTCCGATCGTATCCGTGAATTGGATCAGGAACGGACTGAGATCGTGGACCCAGTGCGTGGTTTCGGGGGCGAAGTCTTCCATCAATCGGACCGCGAGACGTTACTTTTCCGGAGGGGGAAACGGAGCGACTTTTTCCGACGTCGATCCGGCGGCAGGCCCGGGATTGGCCGACGGCGGAACCATCATGGGAGGAGTCGTGCGTTTGCCGGGCAGCTTGCGCTTGAGGCGAGCCCGGGCGAGTTCCCGCATGTCGACGGCGAGGTCGTCCTTTTCGAAAATTTCGCGGCCGATAAGATATTCCATGACATCCTCCATCGTGATCACGCCGGCGGTGGAGCCAAATTCATCCACCACCATGAGCAGTTGTTGGTGGGTCTTGAGAAACTCCTGCAACGCTTGGGCGGCGGTGGCGGTTTCGGGAATGAAATGGATCTCGTGCATATGCCCGCCGATGAGGTCGTTTTCCAAATCGTTGGCGACGGCCTTGAGCAAATCGCGACGCCGCACCAGGCCGACGACGTCATCGAAGCTGTCGTTGTAAACCGGGATACGCGCGAAGGGGATGTTCGGATACGCGTCGAAAATCTCCCCCACGGTGGCCGTCCGTTTGATCGCGGTGATCACGGTGCGCGGTGTCATGATTTCGCTGACCCGCACGGCGTCGAGGGACAGGGCGTTGGTGATGATGCTGGATTCGCTCTTGGTCAGCGATCCGTCCTGGGCGCCACGTTCGGCGAGCAGGATGATTTCCTCGTCGGAATCGGTTTTCTCCGGAGGGCTGGTGATGACGAGTCGCACGAGCAGATTACACAAATACGTCACCGGTCGCAGCGCATTGCGCATCATTAAGAGCGGATAGACCACGTGCGGTTGCAGTGTGCGGCGGTAGACCACGCCCAAGTTCTTTGGGATGACCTCCGAGAAGAACAAGATTCCCAAGGTCATCAGCGCCGAGACGATGCCCAACGCGGTTTGCCCGAACAACTCGATGGCCAGTCCACCAATCGTGATGGAGCCCAGCGTATTGGCGATGGTGTTGAGGGTGAGGATCGTCGAAATCGTCTCTTCGAGTGCAGACCGCAGTTGCTCGAGGAGGAGGCCGACCTTGGGGCGGGATTTTTTCAGCGACTCCACCTCGGACACGGTCGTGCTCAGAATGAGTGCCTCCATGAGGGAGCACACAAATGAAATGCCGAGAGTAAGGATGATCGCGAGGGCGAACCAGAACATGAGTTGGGTCAGATTAGCGGGATGCCGGCAGGGGAAGACGATGCAAAAATCGTGGCTGGCTGCACCACAGACTTGCCGGAGGGTCGGCGAACGACCTTGGTGATCGCATGTCTGAATTGCAGCGCACGCCGCTCCACGCCTTTCACGTCGCCCATGCCGGACGCATGGTTGACTTCGCCGGTTGGGATATGCCGGTGCAGTATAAGAGCATCATCGAAGAGCACAAAGCCGTGCGCACCACGGCGGGGTTGTTTGATGTGAGCCACATGGGCGAAGTCGACGTGTCCGGCCCGGGAGCGCTGGCGTTTCTCAACCGACTCGTGACGAACGATGTCAGCAAGCTTTACCCGGGTCGCGTGCTCTATTCGCCCATGTGTCAGCCCGATGGCGGGGCAGTTGACGACCTGCTTGTCTACCACCGGGGAGAAGAGGATTATTTGGTCGTCATCAATGCGAGCAACATTGCCAAGGACCTGGCCTGGATGCGCCAACAAGCCGAGGGATTTGACGTCACGATCACCGATCGTTCCGACGACTATGCTTTAATCGCGGTGCAAGGCCCCCGGGCCGAAACGATTTTGCAAAGCCTGACGGGAGCGAAACTCGGTATCCTGCGCTACTATCACTTTCTCGAAGGCACGGTGGCGGGCGTGCAATGCGTGATCAGTCGCACGGGTTACACCGGCGAAGATGGTTTCGAACTTTACCACGCCGCCGCCGATGCTCCGGCGCTGGCTGAGGCGTTGATGACGGCGGGCGAGCCCCACGGCCTGCAGTTGGCGGGATTGGGCGCGCGCGACAGTTTGCGACTGGAGGCCGGGTATCCGCTTTACGGTCACGAATTGGAGCATGATCTCTCGCCCATTGCGGCCGGACTCGGTTGGACGGTGAAATTCAAAAAAGAAGGCGGTTTCACCGGCGATGAAGCACTGGCCGCCGAGAAGTCCGACCCGTCGCGACGTCGGGTGGTGTTTTTTCGCACCGGCGATCGACGCATTGTCCGGGCCGGGGCCGACGTGCTCAACGCCGCCGGCGAGGTCATCGGTCGCGTGCTCTCCGGCACCCTGTCACCGCTGCTCGGCGAGGCCATCGGATCCGCGCTCGTGCCCGCCACGGCGGCCGACCAGGAACTGAGCGTGGATATTCGTGGCACCAAATTCACTTTGCATCTGGTCAAACCACCCTTCGTCGAACTAAAAAAATCTTCATGAGCAACACGCCTGCTGATCGTAAATACGCCAAGTCCCACGAATGGGTTTTCGAAGCCGGTGACGGTGTGGTCGCGGTGGGGATTTCAGACTATGCCCAAGACAGCTTGGGCGACATCACCTACGTGCAATTGCCCAACGTCGGCGACGCGTTGGCCGTGGGAGAAGTGTTCGGCGTCGTCGAGTCCGTCAAAGCGGCCTCCGACCTTTACGCGCCGGTTTCCGGTGAAGTCGTGGCCGTGAACGATGCCCTCGATTCCACGCCCGAAAACGTCAACCAGGACCCTTACGGTGAGGGCTGGATCATGAAGCTCAAACTCGCCGACGCCGCCGATCTTGACGGACTGCTCGACGCCGACGGATACACCGCCGAGAACAGCTGAAAACTCAGCGTTTAACCGTCGGGCACGAATCTTAACGTAAATCGTTCGGACGGTTTGCGTTTAGCGTCGGTTTAAAGCTTCCTCCTTCGAATTATGGGGCCCCTTCACGCACGAGCACTCACCACCATCTTCGGCGCGGCTCTGCTGCTTGGGTCCGGTTGCGCCAAGGATGACGCGAAGGCCCCCCTGACCGGTGCCGGCGCGGGGCGCGCCGATGCCCGCCAAGCGCAAGTCGTGGAGGTTGTGGAGCTTTCCCGGCGGGACCTCGCCGAGACGCTGAGTCTGGTGGGTTCGCTCGCCGCCAATGAATCCGCTCAGATGCGCACCGAAATCGGCGGCATCGTGCGTGGCATCTACTTCGACGAGGGCCAGGAAGTGAAGTCCGGGGACTTGTTGCTCAAGATCGACGACGCCGAGTTGCGGGCTCAAGCCGCCCAAGTCGAGGCCCGCTACAATCTCGCCCAGCTCAATGTGACGCGGAGCGAAAATCTCAGTCAGTCCCGCACCATCCCGCAGTCGGAGGTAGATCGGGCCCGGTCCGAATTCTCCGCGGCCGAGGCGGAGCGGTCGCTGATTCGGCTGCGTTTGGAAAAGACAGAGATTCGCGCCCCGTTCGACGGTGTCGTGGGCTCACGCGATATTTCCCCGGGCGACTACGTGACGCCCACCACGGTGATCACGACGATCAATGATCTGAGCCGTCTGAAAATCACCTTTGAAGTGCCCGAGCGTTTTCTCACCAAGGTGCGCCCCGGCACGTCCGTGCGCGTGACCACCCGGGCGACGACGGCCAACGAGGCCGACCAAGTCCTCGACGGCGAAGTATATTTCGTCAGTTCGACGATTGATCGCGCCGTGCGGGCGTCCGAAGTGAAAGCCTTGCTCCAACACACCGCCCCGGGACTGCGGCCGGGCATGTTTGCGAACATCGCTCTCATTCTGGAACGCAAACCCAATGTGCTGACCGTGCCGGAAGGCGCGATTCTCACCAATGCCAGTGGCATTCAGATTATCACGGTCGACGAAAGTGGTGATGCTCCGGTCGCGGCCTTCGTCACTGTCAAAACCGGCCTTCGCACCAGCGGTTTGGTCGAGATCATGCCGCAAGGTGCCACGCTGGCCGAAGGCACCAAAGTCGTCGCCTCCGGCGTCGGCGCATTGATTTTGTTTCCCGGTGCCCCGCTTGATCCGCGTCCCATCCGGGCGGCCTTTGGCGGCAACTAATTTCCGCAACCCAGCGCTACCCCGCCATGCTCCTCTCTGACGTCTCCATCAAACGGCCGGTGGTCTGCATCGTGC is from Synoicihabitans lomoniglobus and encodes:
- a CDS encoding cytochrome c biogenesis protein ResB; amino-acid sequence: MSDLIAAFSRFFCSLRLTVVLLVMSMVLIFVATLAQVQLGVYGVQEQYFRTFFVLARIPNTEIPLPVFPGGYLIGGFLMINLVAAHVHRFQFTWKKAGIQLTHFGLIVLLVGELVSGLLQEDYSLKLEEGQTRNYSESFRRNEVVIIDQTDADFDDVTAIPESLIAAANPIQHAKLPFRVIVRGYYPNANLAMLNQLPAGAETANLAPNPSTAGMGPRLGLFPAPLTYKDNERNLPVALIELEGAEGSLGIWLVSPMLVQPQTFDYAGRTWSVGFRFEREYKPFSLTLLELKHDVYVGTQIPKNFSSRVRLQSADGTEDRESLIYMNQPLRHQGFTFYQYQMDSANGFSVLQVVHNPGRALPYIACILMSIGLTWQFGFHLLRFTRRRNNSAA
- the pxpB gene encoding 5-oxoprolinase subunit PxpB gives rise to the protein MTIKVLGDTALLVEAPPLAAPAAAAWVRRATAAIRAENWPEVVEVVPALTGLALHFRSTTENAELDKRVHQHLESCFATESATPLPAAREVELPVCYEGKYGPDLPLVGEQARLSPTAMAAAHAAGTYTVQAIGFSPGFPYLMGLDPKLACPRRATPRTSVPAGSVGIGGNQTGVYPHASPGGWNIIGRTPEPLFDPRADDPCRLRAGDQLKFRAISAVEFERHASALSRRDAGADPATESPAAIEVLLAGVQTTVQDRGRPGFQSLGVTEGGAVDRRALRLANALVGNAPDAAVLEWPLRGPQLFFRDRRLVAVTGAIAVGVPFCRPFIVDAGEVLDLSQVPTGCRGIVAISGGVEVPVVMGSRSTHLNGQFGGFRGRALRKGDVLALGATRVVGAKPGWMVSPSLSRPVTGDVAKVRVVRGPEEDLFDTRNWERLVDGTYVVSAHSDRMGMRLDGPQVRAHTATELTSGPVAAGTVQMPPDGQPIVLLADRQSLGGYPRIAGVITVDLPVVAQVPPGSALQFTEVSLAEAEDLRLQEERDFKRFESTVASHFVLRS
- a CDS encoding LamB/YcsF family protein — translated: MKSVDLNCDVGEGVGLEPTLLPWVSSANIACGAHAGDTATMAATIKLARELDVQVGAHPGFADREHFGRREISLSESGIEYLVTSQLEALAAQGEFSYVKPHGALYNMAARDRAVADAVVRAVRQFDADLWLLGLAGSCLIAAGLAAGLSVAREVFADRGYDEAGRLITRGEPGAMITDEGAAVTQVLAMVSEGRVRSRTGTWVDLQADSVCLHGDQPAAVSFARKLNRALADAGVSIRPFTSRWENTS
- the pcp gene encoding pyroglutamyl-peptidase I, which produces MKRSVLVTGFEPFGGAKTNPSADLVAALQGQTIRGRVIASATLPVEFGTSRRMLARALREVQPELVICFGLAGNRTAFSLERIAVNIDDARIPDNAGQQPVDTPILQRGPAAYWSTLPVKAMAKALRDADIPAEVSQTAGTYVCNHVFYGLMSLLRRRPGVRGGFIHVPLPRAAFDLPRMIRAAEIVIDTALRTKRDLRVPGGAVS
- a CDS encoding S24/S26 family peptidase; translation: MSLSQKIFTCIALAVFASSAATASHSASVKPVKWVRGIYVAETPAPKLIPENIVWSVAEAAAKAVKGTTLRGNGQSMQPLYQPGTVLVIAPSKFDDLKRGQTVVYYNSDSRPVAHVLVAKCKTGWRVAGLNNRAHDDEGVTSRNLFGVVIEAYQPINTTAVASAR
- the lgt gene encoding prolipoprotein diacylglyceryl transferase, which produces MEDFAPETTHWVHDLSPFLIQFTDTIGLRYYGLGYLLGFVLGAWIIHHAAKLRRLQMPPGAVADLMTALIIGTLIGGRLGYFVLYEPAVFFRDPLQLVQVWTGGMASHGGFAGVAGALWWFARKHRIPFWNLTDAVVTAAPPGLFLVRIANFINGELWGKVSTVSWAVIFPASAAPGTPVNDIAPRHPSQLYEAGLEGLMLFGYMAWRYWRTTAALVTPGRITGEFLIGYALARSVAEMFREPDASLILGLSRGTFYSLFFIMVGVAIIRWSGNRRAAAGAN
- a CDS encoding hemolysin family protein, producing the protein MFWFALAIILTLGISFVCSLMEALILSTTVSEVESLKKSRPKVGLLLEQLRSALEETISTILTLNTIANTLGSITIGGLAIELFGQTALGIVSALMTLGILFFSEVIPKNLGVVYRRTLQPHVVYPLLMMRNALRPVTYLCNLLVRLVITSPPEKTDSDEEIILLAERGAQDGSLTKSESSIITNALSLDAVRVSEIMTPRTVITAIKRTATVGEIFDAYPNIPFARIPVYNDSFDDVVGLVRRRDLLKAVANDLENDLIGGHMHEIHFIPETATAAQALQEFLKTHQQLLMVVDEFGSTAGVITMEDVMEYLIGREIFEKDDLAVDMRELARARLKRKLPGKRTTPPMMVPPSANPGPAAGSTSEKVAPFPPPEK
- the gcvT gene encoding glycine cleavage system aminomethyltransferase GcvT is translated as MSELQRTPLHAFHVAHAGRMVDFAGWDMPVQYKSIIEEHKAVRTTAGLFDVSHMGEVDVSGPGALAFLNRLVTNDVSKLYPGRVLYSPMCQPDGGAVDDLLVYHRGEEDYLVVINASNIAKDLAWMRQQAEGFDVTITDRSDDYALIAVQGPRAETILQSLTGAKLGILRYYHFLEGTVAGVQCVISRTGYTGEDGFELYHAAADAPALAEALMTAGEPHGLQLAGLGARDSLRLEAGYPLYGHELEHDLSPIAAGLGWTVKFKKEGGFTGDEALAAEKSDPSRRRVVFFRTGDRRIVRAGADVLNAAGEVIGRVLSGTLSPLLGEAIGSALVPATAADQELSVDIRGTKFTLHLVKPPFVELKKSS
- the gcvH gene encoding glycine cleavage system protein GcvH, with the translated sequence MSNTPADRKYAKSHEWVFEAGDGVVAVGISDYAQDSLGDITYVQLPNVGDALAVGEVFGVVESVKAASDLYAPVSGEVVAVNDALDSTPENVNQDPYGEGWIMKLKLADAADLDGLLDADGYTAENS
- a CDS encoding efflux RND transporter periplasmic adaptor subunit — translated: MGPLHARALTTIFGAALLLGSGCAKDDAKAPLTGAGAGRADARQAQVVEVVELSRRDLAETLSLVGSLAANESAQMRTEIGGIVRGIYFDEGQEVKSGDLLLKIDDAELRAQAAQVEARYNLAQLNVTRSENLSQSRTIPQSEVDRARSEFSAAEAERSLIRLRLEKTEIRAPFDGVVGSRDISPGDYVTPTTVITTINDLSRLKITFEVPERFLTKVRPGTSVRVTTRATTANEADQVLDGEVYFVSSTIDRAVRASEVKALLQHTAPGLRPGMFANIALILERKPNVLTVPEGAILTNASGIQIITVDESGDAPVAAFVTVKTGLRTSGLVEIMPQGATLAEGTKVVASGVGALILFPGAPLDPRPIRAAFGGN